TCGCCTGGAAGTGGATCGTGGGCGTCGGACTGGCCCTGGGCGTGGCCAAGTTCGGCCTGCTGTTCACGGGCATGGACCTGGGCGCGCCGGCCGGCCTCTCCTCGCTGATCCTCCAGGTCCAGGCCGTGTTCACGGCCCTGATCGCCTTCGTCGCGCTCGGCGAGCGGCCCCGTCCGCTCCAGGTCGCGGGCATGGCGGTGGCGCTCGCCGGAATCGGCGTCGCCGCGTACGACGAGGGCGCCTCCGGACCGCTCGTGGGCTTCGGCCTGTGCGTCGCGGCGGCGGCCTGCTGGGGCGTCTCCAACGTCCTGACCCGCAAGGCGGCCCCGCCGGACGCGCTCAACTTCATGGTCTGGACGTGCACCGTCCCGGTGGTGCCGCTGGTGGCGCTCTCCCTCCTCCTGGAGGGCCCGGAGCGGGACCTGGCGGCGCTGCGCGGCCTCGACTGGACGGGCGTCGGCGTGATCGTCTACGTCGCCTGGATCACCACGATCTTCGGCTTCGGCGCGTGGGCGTGGCTGCTGCGCCGCTACCCGGCCTCGTCGGTGGCCCCGTTCTCGCTGCTGGTGCCGGTCTTCGGGATGTCCTCGGCGGCGCTGATCCTGGGTGAGGGCGTGAGCCCGCTGCGCTGGTGCGCGGCGGCGCTGCTGGTGGGGGGCGTGGCGCTGACGTCGATCAGGTTCGGCGGCGGGAACGCCGGGGAGGCCGGGAAGGCCGGGAAGGCCGTGGAACCGGATCCGTCGGCGGTCGCGCCGGTCCCGGTCGGGGGCCGGTCGTAGTCCGCTCCCCGAGGGTCGTCCGCGGGGCGGGGGTTAACGTGTCGGCATGGATCTTGTACCCGTCGACGTCTCCCCCGCCCCCGGAGTCGTCCTGCTCAGCGGCATCCCCGGCAGCGGCAAGACGACCGTGGCCGCCGCGCTCGCGGCGCGGTTCGCGCGGTCCGCGCACGTCGAGGTCGACGGGCTCCAGTCGCTGATCGTCTCCGGCTGCCACTGGCCGGACCCGGACGGCGACCCGGAGGCCGACCGGCAGATCTTCCTGCGCGCCCGCAACGCGAGCCTGCTGGCGGACAGCTTCACCGCGGCCGGCTTCCTGCCGGTCCTCGACGACGTCGTCGTCCGCCGCAGCCACCTCGACTTCTACCGCTCCCAGGTGCGTACCGAGCGCTTCCTGCCGGTGTTCCTGGCCCCGGGCCCGGACAAGGCGTGGGAGCGCAACAACGCCCGCCACAAGCGCCTGACGACCAACTGGGCCTTCCTGGACGAGGCGATGCGCGCGGAGCTGTCGGCCGACGGGGTCTGGATCGACAACGCCGACCTGACGGTGGACGAGACGGTCGACGCGGTCCTGGCGGCCACGGGGCTCGCCACCGAGCTCGGCGCCGCCTGATCCCACCCCCGCTGGGGCGCGGTCGAACCTCGGGCCCTCACCCCCGCGGCGCCGCCGTGGAACCCCGCACCATCAGCTCCGCGCCGATCGTCGTCACCGTGCCCGGCGGGACGTCCTCGGTACCCATGGCCAGGAGGCCGGCCCGGTGGCCCGCCTCCTGGAGGGGGAGACGGACCGTCGTCAGGGAGGGGGCCGTGTCGATGGCGAACGGCAGGTCGTCGAAGCCGGTGACCGAGACGTCGCCGGGGATGCTCAGGCCCAGGTCCCGCAGCGCCGCGCACGCGCCGAGCGCGACCGTGTCGCTGGCGCCCACGATCGCCGTCAGGTCCGGGTCGCGGCGCAGGAGTTCGCGCGCCGCCTCGTAGCCGGCGGCCCGCTCGTACGGGCCGTGGACCGTGGGCGCGTCGTCCAGCCCCGCCGCCGCGAGGGCCGCCCGGTGGCCCTCCAGGCGGTGCCGGGTCGTCGTGTACCCGTCGGGGCCGGTGATGTAGCCGATCCGCCGGTGGCCCAGCGACAGCAGGTGCTCGGTGAGCTGCCGGGCCCCGCTCCGGTTGTCGAAGGCGAGCGTCGCCGCGGTACCGTCCCCCGGTACCGGCGGCCGCCCGCACAGCACCACCCGGGTCCCCGCCTCCGCGAGCCGCGCCAGCTTCGCCGCGGTCGCCGCCGAGTGCTCCGGGCTCTCGTACGACCCGCCCGTCAGCACCACCGCCGCGGCCCGCTGGCGCTGCAGCAGCGTCAGATACATCAGCTCGCGCTCGGGCGAGCCGCCCGTGTTGCAGACGACCGCCAGTTTCTCGCCGCCGGCCCGCCCGGACGCGGTGCTTCCGATCGCGCTCTGCGCCGCGCCCGCCATGATCCCGAAGAACGGGTCTGCGATGTCGTTGACCAGGATCCCGACCAGGTCGGAGGTGGCGGCGGCGAGTGAGCTCGCCGGACCGTTCAGCACGTAGTCCAGCTCGTCCACGGCCTGGAGCACCCGCTCCCGCGTGGCCTCGGCGACCGGGTAGTTGCCGTTGAGGACGCGGGAGACGGTGGCCGGGGACACCCGTGCGCGCGCGGCCACATCCGCCAGCGTGACGGTCATCGCGTACCTCCGGGGAGAGTCGGACGCGCCCCTTGTCCGGGGTGCAGTCGGCAGGCTAGCGTCCCCTCGTGTAGAAAGCGCTTTCTATCGGAGGTAACACCGTGACACGCAGGACAGTCCGGATCGCCATGAACGGCGTCACGGGACGGATGGGATACCGCCAGCACCTCGTACGCTCGATCCTCGCGATCCGCGAGCAGGGCGGGCTGCCGCTCGGCGACGGCGAGGTGCTGTGGCCCGAACCCGTGCTGATCGGCCGTCGTGAGCACGCGCTGCGCGAGATGGCCGAGCGGCACGGCCTCACCGAGTGGTCGACCGACCTGGACGCCGTCCTCGCCGACGAGACCGTCGAGATCTACTTCGACGCGCAGGTCACCTCCGCCCGCGTCGACGCGATCAAGAAGGCGATCGCGGCCGGCAAGCACGTCTACACCGAGAAGCCGACGGCCGGCGACCTCGCCGGCGCGCTGGAACTGGCCCGCCTGGCCGAGGCCGCCGGCATCAGCCACGGCTGCGTCCAGGACAAGCTGTTCCTGCCGGGCCTGCGGAAGCTGAAGCGGCTCATCGACGGCGGCTTCTTCGGCGAGATCCTGTCCGTGCGCGGCGAGTTCGGCTACTGGGTCTTCGAGGGAGACTGGCAGGAGGCGCAGCGCCCGTCGTGGAACTACCGGGCGGAGGACGGCGGCGGGATCGTCGTCGACATGTTCCCGCACTGGGAGTATGTGCTGCACGAGCTGTTCGGCCGGGTGACGAGCGTGACCGCCCAGGTCGCCACGCACATCCCGCGCCGCTGGGACGAGCGCGGCAAGCCGTACGAGGCGACCGCCGACGACGCCGCGTACGGCATCTTCCAGCTGGAGGGCGGGACGGTCGCGCAGATCAACTCCTCCTGGGCGGTCCGGGTCGACCGCGACGAGCTGGTGGAGTTCCAGGTCGACGGCACGCACGGCTCGGCGGTGGCGGGGCTGCGCAACTGCCGCGTCCAGCACCGCTCGGCCACCCCGAAGCCGGTCTGGAACCCGGACATCCCCGCCACCGAGCCGTTCCGGGAGCAGTGGCAGGAGGTCCCGGACAACACCGAGTTCGACAACGGCTTCAAGGCCCAGTGGGAGCTGTTCCTGCGCCACGTGACCCAGGGCGACCCGTACCACTGGGACCTCCTGGCCGGCGCCCGCGGCGTCCAGCTCGCGGAGCTCGGGCTGCGCTCGTCGGCCGAGGGCCGCCGCATCGAGGTCCCGGAGGTCACGCTGTGATCCGGCTGCCGGAGGAGGGCGGCGGCGTACGCGAGTACACGCCGAGGGGTGTCGCGGCCGGAGGACCGGCCGGCGGTGCGCCGGCCGGGGCCGGCCCGGCCCCCGCCGCAGGGACCGCGCCGGTCGCGGGCGGCGCCCACGGCGTCGCGCCCGCCGGATCGGCGGACGCCGCCTCCCACCGCGTCGCGCCGGCACCGCCTCTGCGGTCCCGGGTCGTGTTCTCCGCCGCGCACGTCGTCGCCGATCCGTACGCCGACACCTCGCCCGACGGGCCCGCCGCCGTCGACTGGGACGCCACCCTCGCGTTCCGGCGGCACCTGTGGGCGCACGGACTCGGCGTCGCCGAGGCGATGGACACCGCGCAGCGCGGCATGGGCCTCGACTGGACCGGCGCGGCCGAGCTGATCCGGCGGTCGGCGGCCGAGGCGAAGGCCGTCGGCGGCCGGATCGCCTGCGGCGTCGGCACCGACCAACTCACCGGACCCGCCGACCTCGTGGCCGTCCGGGAGGCGTACGAGGAGCAGCTCGCGCTCGTCGAGGAGACCGGCTCCCGGGCGATCCTGATGGCCTCCCGGGCCCTCGCGGCCGCCGCACAGGACCCCGACGACTACCTCGACACGTACGCGCACCTGCTGCGCCAGTCCGCCGAGCCGGTGATCCTGCACTGGCTGGGCCCGATGTTCGACCCGGCCCTGGAGGGCTACTGGGGCTCGTCCGACCTGGACGCCGCCACCGAGACGTTCCTCCAGGTCGTCGCCGAGCACCCGGACAAGGTCGACGGCGTCAAGATCTCCCTGCTCGACGCGGAGCGCGAGATCGACCTGCGCCGCCGCCTCCCGGAGAGCGTCCGCTGCTACACGGGCGACGACTTCAACTACCCGGAGCTGATCGCGGGGGAGGAACCCGCGGTGGGAGGGCGCTTCAGTCACGCGCTGCTCGGCATCTTCGACCCGCTGGGCCCGCTGGCCGCCGACGCGGTACGGGTCCTCGACACCGGGGACGTCGACGGCTTCCGGGCCCGCCTGGACCCGACGGTCGCGCTGTCCCGGCACCTCTTCCGGGCGCCGACCCGCTTCTACAAGACGGGCGTGGTCTTCCTCGCCTGGCTGGCCGGCCACCAGGACCACTTCACGATGGTCGGCGGCCTGCAGTCCGCACGCTCGCTCCCGCACCTCGCCCGCGCCTACGAACTGGCCGACGGACTGGGCCTGTTCCCGGACCCGGGGCTGGCGGAGTCCCGGATGAGGTCCCTGCTCACGGTGTACGGAGTCGACCGATGAACCGCGACCGCTTCTCGATCAACCAGATGACGGTCAAGCAGCTGCCGCTGCCCGAGCTGGTCGCGCACTGCGTACGGCTCGGCGTCCGCGGCATCGGCCTGTGGCGCGAGCCGGTCCTGGCGTACGGGGTCGAGGCCGCGGCGGCCCTCGTACGGGACGCCGGACTGACCGTCACCACCCTGTGCCGCGGCGGCTTCTTCACGGCCGGACCGACCACGGCCGCCACGCTCGACGACAACCGCGCCGCGATCGACGAGGCGGCGGCCCTGGGCACGGACACCCTCGTCCTCGTCTCCGGCGGGCTCGCCCCCGGCAGCCGCGACCTGCCGGCCGCACGCGCCCTGATCGCCGAGGCGATCGCCGCACTCGCCCCGTACGCCGGGGAGCGCGGCGTCCGCCTCGCGATCGAACCCCTGCACCCGATGTACGCGGCGGACCGCTGCGCCGTCTCCACCCTGGACCAGGCGTTGGAGATCGCGGAGCGCTTCCCCGCGGAACAGGTGGGGGTGGTCGTCGACACGTACCACGTCTGGTGGGACGACCGCGCCCCGGCGGCGGTGGCCCGCGCGGGCGCCGAGGGCCGGCTGCACTCCTTCCAGCTCGCCGACTGGACCACCCCGCTGCCCGCGGGCGTCCTGAACGGCCGCGGACAGCTCGGCGACGGCGCGATCGACCTGGCCGCCTGGTGCGAACTGGCCGCCGCGGCCGGCTACACGGGCCCGGTGGAGGTGGAGCTCTTCAACGACGAACTCTGGGCCCGGGACGGGGTGGAGGTCCTGGAGGAGACGCTGAAGCGCTTCGAGGCGATCGTGGAATCGTGATTCCGGAAAAATAACCGGCCGCATCCGTGCAACCCTTCCGCGGTGACGGATGTCGTACTGGGCATCAAGGCTTCCGGGGAGGGGATCCGGGGGGATTTCGGGAGGCCTTGACGGAGGGGGAACGCGTGGGGCCCGGCCCGGGGGGACCGGGCCCCTTGTACGCCCGCAGGCCATAGGTCCGTTGTGCACAGGCCCGTTGTGCACAGGACGTACGGGCGCTCGTTGTCCACAGGCCGCACGCGGTGTCCGAGGGCTTCGCTAACGTCGGGGCATGTCCAGTTCCGTGCCCGGTCCCCGTCTCGCGGTCGTCGAAGGCGTGCTCGAGCGGATCACCTACGCCAACGAGGAGAACGGCTACACGGTCGCCCGCGTCGACACCGGGCGCGGTGCCGGGGATCTCCTCACGGTGGTCGGGTCGCTGCTCGGCGCGCAGCCGGGGGAGGCGCTGCGGATGGAGGGCCGCTGGGGCTCCCACCCGCAGTACGGCAAGCAGTTCACCGTGGAGAACTACACGACGCTGCTGCCCGCCACCGTCCAGGGCATCCGCCGCTATCTCGGCTCCGGCCTCGTCAAGGGCATCGGTCCGGTCTTCGCCGACCGCATCACGAGCCACTTCGGCCTGGAGACCCTGGACATCATCGAGAAGGAACCCGCCCGGCTCATCGAGGTGCCCGGGCTCGGGCCGAAGCGGACGAAGAAGATCGCCGCCGCCTGGGAGGAGCAGAAGGCCATCAAGGAGGTCATGGTCTTCCTCCAGACCGTCGGCGTCTCCACCTCCATCGCCGTGCGCATCTACAAGAAGTACGGGGACGCCTCGATCTCCGTCGTGAAGAACGAGCCGTACCGGCTGGCCGCCGACGTCTGGGGCATCGGCTTCCTCACCGCGGACAAGATCGCCCAGTCGGTCGGCATACCCCACGACAGCCCGGAGCGGGTCAAGGCGGGGCTCCAGTACGCGCTGTCCCAGTCCACCGACCAGGGGCACTGTTTCCTGCCCGAGGAGCAGCTCATCGCCGACGCGGTGAAGCTGCTCCAGGTGGACACGGGGCTGGTCATCGAGTGCCTCGCCGAACTGGCCGAGGACCCGGAGGGCGTGGTGCGCGAGACGGTGCCGGGCCCGGAGGGCGAGCCGGTCACCGCCGTCTACCTGATCCCGTTCCACCGCGCCGAGCTGTCCCTCGCCGCCCAGGTCCTGCGGCTGCTGCGGACCGACGAGGACCGCCTGCCGGCCTTCCGGGACGTCGCCTGGGACAAGGCCCTGGCCTGGCTCTCGGAGCGGACCGGGGCCTCGCTCGCGCCCGAGCAGGAGGAGGCCGTCCGGCTCGCCCTGACGCGGAAGGTCGCCGTGCTCACCGGCGGCCCGGGCTGCGGCAAGTCGTTCACGGTCCGCTCCATCGTGGAGCTGGCCCGGGCGAAGAAGGCCAAGGTCGTGCTGGCCGCGCCCACCGGCCGGGCCGCCAAGCGCCTCGCCGAGCTGACCGGCGCCGAGGCCTCCACCGTCCACCGGCTCCTGGAGCTCAAGCCGGGCGGGGACGCCGCGTACGACCGGGACCGTCCGCTGGACGCGGACCTGGTGGTGGTCGACGAGGCGTCGATGCTGGACCTGCTGCTCGCCAACAAGCTGGTCAAGGCCGTGGCGCCGGGCGCCCATCTGCTCCTGGTGGGGGACGTGGACCAGCTGCCGTCGGTCGGCGCGGGTGAGGTCCTGGGCGACCTGCTGGCCCCGGACAGCCCGGTGCCGGCAGTCCGGCTGACCCGGATCTTCCGGCAGGCCCAGCAGTCCGGCGTGGTCACCAACGCGCACCGGATCAACGCGGGGCAGCACCCGCTCACCACCGGCCTGCCCGACTTCTTCCTCTTCGCCGAGGAGGAGACGGAGGACGCGGGCCGGCTCGCGGTGGAGGTCGCGGCCCGCCGGATCCCGGCGAAGTTCGGCCTCGATCCGCGCCGGGACGTGCAGGTGCTGGCTCCCATGCACCGCGGCCCGGCGGGCGCGGGCACGCTCAACGGACTGCTCCAGCAGGCCATCACCCCCGCCCGGCCCGACGTGCCGGAGAAGCGGTTCGGCGGCCGGGTCTTCCGGGTAGGAGACAAGGTCACCCAGATCCGCAACAACTATGACAAGGGGGCGAACGGGGTCTTCAACGGCACCGTCGGGGTGGTGACCTCGCTCGACGTCGTGGAGCAGCGGCTGACCGTACGGACCGAAGAGGACGAGGAGGTGCCGTACGAATTCGACGAGCTGGACGAGCTGGCCCATGCCTACGCTGTGACCATCCATCGTTCGCAGGGAAGTGAGTACCCCGCGGTCGTGATCCCGATCACCACGGGGGCCTGGATGATGCTCCAGCGGAACCTCCTCTACACCGCCGTCACCCGGGCGAAGCGACTGGTCGTCCTGGTCGGATCGAGGAAGGCGATCGGTCAGGCCGTGCGCACGGTTACCGCGGGTCGCAGGTGTACCGCGCTGGCCCATCGGCTCGGCGGACTTTCCCCAACCGGGGCGAAGGGGGCAGGATGAGCAGGTTGACGGCACTGAGTGCCGCCAAACGGCCCATTGGTCGACCCCGAGTGCACTCTGCTGAGCCAAATGGGGGATGGTAGAGACAGTCAGGGCACCTCGAAGAAGAGGCACTACGTCGGTGAGGGATGACGTGAGCGACAACTCTGTAGTACTGCGGTACGCGGACGGTGAATACACCTACCCGGTGGTCGAGAGCACCGTCGGCGACAAGGGCTTCGACATCGGGAAGCTCCGAGCCCAGACCGGTCTGGTCACGCTGGACAGCGGATACGGCAACACCGCCGCCTATAAATCCGCCATCACCTACCTGGACGGCGAGCAGGGCATCCTGCGGTACCGCGGCTACCCCATCGAGCAGCTGGCCGAGCAGTCCACCTTCCTCGAGGTGGCGTACCTGCTGATCAACGGCGAACTGCCGAAGGCCGATGAGCTCACGACGTTCCAGAACGAGATCACCCAGCACACGCTGGTGCACGAGGACGTCAAGAACTTCTTCCGCGGCTTCCCGCGGGACGCCCACCCGATGGCGATGCTCTCCTCGGTGGTCTCCGCGCTGTCCACCTTCTACCAGGACAGCCACAACCCGTTCGACGAGAAGCAGCGTCACCTGTCCACGATCCGGCTGCTGGCCAAGCTGCCGACGATCGCGGCGTACGCGTACAAGAAGTCGATCGGCCACCCGTTCGTCTACCCGCGTAACGACCTCGGGTACGTCGAGAACTTCCTGCGCATGACCTTCTCGGTCCCGGCGCAGGAGTACGAGCTGGACCCGGTCGTGGTCTCCGCGCTCGACAAGCTGCTGATCCTGCACGCGGACCACGAGCAGAACTGTTCGACGTCCACCGTGCGTCTGGTCGGCTCCTCGCAGGCGAACATGTTCGCCTCGATCTCCGCCGGCATCTCGGCCCTGTGGGGCCCCCTGCACGGCGGCGCCAACCAGTCGGTCCTGGAGATGCTGGAGGGCATCCAGGCCAACGGCGGCGATGTCGACTCCTTCATCCGCAAGGTGAAGAACAAGGAGGACGGCGTCCGCCTGATGGGCTTCGGCCACCGGGTGTACAAGTCCTTCGACCCGCGCGCCAAGATCATCAAGGCGGCAGCGCACGACGTCCTCTCCGCGCTCGGCAAGTCCGACGAGCTGCTGGACATCGCGCTCAAGCTGGAGGAGCACGCGCTCTCCGACGACTACTTCGTCTCGCGCAACCTCTACCCGAACGTGGACTTCTACACGGGTCTCATCTACCGCGCGATGGGCTTCCCGACCGAGATGTTCACCGTGCTCTTCGCGCTCGGCCGGCTGCCCGGCTGGATCGCCCAGTGGCACGAGATGATCAAGGAGCCGGGTTCCCGCATCGGCCGCCCGCGTCAGATCTACACGGGTGAGGTCCTGCGCGACTTCGTCCCGGTCGAGGCCCGCTGACCCGAGGTCCGCTGAGCATCGGGTGTGCGGCCCCCGTTGACCCCCGGCCGGGGGTCCGGGGGTTGTCCCCCGGGTGAGAGGTGTCACGGGTGAGGTCCTGCGCGACTTCGTCCCGGTCGAGGCCCGCTGACCTGAGGTCCGCTGAGCATCGGGTGTGCTCGTCGAGCGCCCGGCTCGCGCCGTAAAACCGAGAAGCGCCCCGCTTCCGATCCCCCCACGGGTCGGCGAGCGGGGCGCTTCCCATATCCCCGGTGCGGATTCCCCCCACGGGATCCGGGCCGGGCGTCTGCCGGGTTCAGCAGAAGCGCGGGTCTGCGCGGTCTGCCGGGGTACGTACGTACGGGAGGGCCGCTCAAAGCTCCCCGGTGCACGTGCCCCGGCCAACGCTTGCCTGGGACGTCCCCCAAGACATCCCATGAACGTCCCCCAAGACGTTCCTGGCATCGCCCACTTAGACTCGCGAACAGCCCAGATGGTTACCCCTAAATATCTGTGATCTAGGTCTCTTTGTGAAGGTCCTGTGCGTCACGTGAACGTGAATTCACGTGAACGCCCGAAGTCGCAGGCTGTTGGATACGACGAAAACGGACGAAAAGGCCATCGCGAGGCCCGCGATCATGGGATTCAGAAGTCCTGCCGCGGCCAGCGGCAGCGCGGCGACGTTGTAGCCGAAGGCCCAGAAAAGGTTGCCCTTGATCGTCGCGAGGGTCCGCCGGGAGAGCCGGATCGCGTCCGCCGCGACCCGCAGGTCACCGCGTACGAGAGTCAGGTCGCCGGCCTCGATCGCGGCGTCCGTGCCCGTGCCCATCGCCAGCCCCAGATCCGCGACCGCGAGCGCCGCCGCGTCGTTCACGCCGTCGCCCACCATGGCGACCGTCCGCCCCTCGGCCCGCAGCCGCTGGACGACCTCGACCTTCTCCTGAGGCAGCACCTCGGCGATCACCTCGTCGATGCCGACCTCGGCGGCGACGGCCTCGGCGACCGCCCGGTTGTCGCCGGTCAGCAGGACCGGCGTCAGGTCCAGGGCGCGCAGCCGGGCCACCGCCTCGGCGCTGGTGTCCTTCACCGCGTCCGCGACCGTGACGACACCGCGCGCCGTCCCGTCCCAGGCGATCGCGACCGCGGTGCTCGCGTGGTCGTCCGGCAGTGGCGGCGGGACGATCCCGGCCGCTTCGAGCAGTGCCGGGCGGCCGGCCAGGACGTGGTGGCCGTCGACCGTGCCGCGGACCCCGAGTCCGGGCACGTTCTCGAAGCCCGACACCTCGGGAAGCGGGCCCACCCGGTACGCCGCGCCGGCCGCGATCGCCCGGGCGACCGGGTGCTCGGAGGCGTGCTCCAGGGCGCCCACGAGGCGCAGCAGCCCGGCCTCGTCGGTGTCCCCGTCGACGTACACCTTGCGCAGCTCCATCCGGCCGGTGGTGACCGTTCCGGTCTTGTCGAGGACGACCGTGTCGACGCGGCGGGTGGACTCGAGAACCTCCGGGCCCTTGATGAGGATGCCGAGCTGCGCGCCGCGGCCGGTGCCGACCATGAGGGCGGTCGGGGTGGCCAGGCCCAGGGCGCACGGGCAGGCGATGATCAGGACGGCGACGGCGGCGGTGAACGCGGCGGTCGGGCCGGCGCCGGTGGCCAGCCAGAAGCCGAGGGTGGCCAGCGCGATGGCCATCACGACCGGGACGAAGACCGCGGCGACGCGGTCGGCGAGGCGCTGCACCTCCGCCTTGCCGTTCTGGGCGTCCTCCACGAGCCCGGCCATCCGGGCGAGCCGGGTGTCGGCGCCGACGTGGGCGGCCTCGACGACGAGCCGGCCCGAGGTGTTCACGCAGCCGCCGGTCACGGCGTCGCCCGCGGTCACGTCCACCGGCACGGACTCGCCGGTCAGCATCGAGGCGTCGACGGCCGAGACGCCCTCGGTGACGGTGCCGTCGGTGGCGATCTTCTCGCCGGGGCGGACGACGAACCGGTCGCCGACGCGCAGCTCGCCCACCGGGACCCGTGCCTCGCGCCCCGCCCGCAGTACGGCGACGTCCTTCGCGCCCAGCTCCATCAGTGCCCTGAGCGCGGCGCCCGCCTTCCGCTTGGCGCGCGCCTCCAGCCAGCGGCCGAGCAGGATGAACACGGTGACCCCGGCCGCGACCTCCAGGTAGATCGTGGAGGCGGCGTCGGCGCGCGAGACGGTGAGGTCGAAGCCGTGCCGCATGCCGGGCATCCCGGCGTCGCCCAGGAACAGCGCCCACAGGGACCAGCCGTAGGCGGCGATCGTGCCCACCGAGACCAGGGTGTCCATGGTGGCCGCGCCGTGCCGGAGGTTGGTCCAGGCGGCGCGGTGGAACGGCAGTCCGCCCCAGACCACGACGGGCGAGGCCAGGGTGAGGCTCAGCCACTGCCAGTTGTCGAACTGCAGGGCCGGGACCATGGCGAGCAGGATCACGGGCGCGGACAGCAGCGCGGAGACGACGAGCCGCTGCCGCAGCGCGGCGGTCTCGTCGGGCGCCGCGTGTTCCCGCGTGTCGGACTCGGGGGCCGGTTCCGGTTCGGGCTGCGGGGGGAGTTCCGCGGTGTAGCCGGTCCTGACGACGGTCGCGATGAGATCGGCGACCGGGACCTCCGCAGGGTGTTCGATCCGCGCCTTCTCCGTCGCGTAGTTGACGGTGGCGGTGACTCCGTCCATCCGGTTGAGCTTCTTCTCGACCCGGGCCGCGCAGGACGCGCAGGTCATGCCGCCGACGAGGAGCTCGGTGGTGGTGCTGGAGGTCATGTGCGCGTCCAAAGGGGAGCAGGGTCGTACCGTGCCACGGTACGACCCTGCGGAGGTGCTGCGGGCCGAGGTTCACGCGCGACCCGGTACGCCGAGGCGCAGGCCCGGCCTCGGCCTGCCGGGGCTCAGGCCCGGCCGACCAGCTCGTAGCCGGCCTCGTCCACGGCGGCGGCGACGGCGGCCTCGTCGAGCGGGGCCTCGGAGACCACGGTGACCTGGCCGGTGGACGCCACGGCCTTGACCGAGGTGACGCCGGCGATCTCGGCGATCTCGCTGCTCACCGCGCCCTCGCAGTGCCCGCAGGTCATGCCCTTGACCTCGTAGACCGTGGTGACGCCGCCGGCCTGCGCGTCGGCCGCGCCGTCGTGGCAGGAACCGGTGGACGAGCAGCAGGAGCCGGTGGCCTGGGGGAGCTCGGTCTTCGTCTCGGCGGTCATGGCGTTCTCCTCTTCGGGGCGGTGCGGTGTGGTGCCCGGGTACGGAACCACACTGTATACCCCTGGGGGGTATGAATCCAAGTCGCGCCGCGGACCGATTCCCGTCACGGCCATGGTAGATACCCGATATGTCGTACTCGGGGACCTTGATTCTCATCATGTCCATCGCCGTTCTGGCGCCCCTGCTGGCCTACGCGGCGGGACGCAGACTCCCGGTCCCGCTGGTCATCTTCGAGATCCTGCTCGGCATCCTCGTCGGCCCCGACGTCCTCGGCTGGGCGGAGACGGACGAGCTGATCGACGCGCTCTCCGAGCTCGGGCTCGCGATGCTGATCTTCCTGGCCGGGTACGAGATCGAGTTCGGCAAGGTGCGCGGCGACACCCTCCGGCGCTCGGTCTGGGCCTGGCTGATCGCGCTGGC
This sequence is a window from Streptomyces sp. HUAS YS2. Protein-coding genes within it:
- a CDS encoding citrate synthase, with the protein product MSDNSVVLRYADGEYTYPVVESTVGDKGFDIGKLRAQTGLVTLDSGYGNTAAYKSAITYLDGEQGILRYRGYPIEQLAEQSTFLEVAYLLINGELPKADELTTFQNEITQHTLVHEDVKNFFRGFPRDAHPMAMLSSVVSALSTFYQDSHNPFDEKQRHLSTIRLLAKLPTIAAYAYKKSIGHPFVYPRNDLGYVENFLRMTFSVPAQEYELDPVVVSALDKLLILHADHEQNCSTSTVRLVGSSQANMFASISAGISALWGPLHGGANQSVLEMLEGIQANGGDVDSFIRKVKNKEDGVRLMGFGHRVYKSFDPRAKIIKAAAHDVLSALGKSDELLDIALKLEEHALSDDYFVSRNLYPNVDFYTGLIYRAMGFPTEMFTVLFALGRLPGWIAQWHEMIKEPGSRIGRPRQIYTGEVLRDFVPVEAR
- a CDS encoding heavy metal translocating P-type ATPase, whose translation is MTSSTTTELLVGGMTCASCAARVEKKLNRMDGVTATVNYATEKARIEHPAEVPVADLIATVVRTGYTAELPPQPEPEPAPESDTREHAAPDETAALRQRLVVSALLSAPVILLAMVPALQFDNWQWLSLTLASPVVVWGGLPFHRAAWTNLRHGAATMDTLVSVGTIAAYGWSLWALFLGDAGMPGMRHGFDLTVSRADAASTIYLEVAAGVTVFILLGRWLEARAKRKAGAALRALMELGAKDVAVLRAGREARVPVGELRVGDRFVVRPGEKIATDGTVTEGVSAVDASMLTGESVPVDVTAGDAVTGGCVNTSGRLVVEAAHVGADTRLARMAGLVEDAQNGKAEVQRLADRVAAVFVPVVMAIALATLGFWLATGAGPTAAFTAAVAVLIIACPCALGLATPTALMVGTGRGAQLGILIKGPEVLESTRRVDTVVLDKTGTVTTGRMELRKVYVDGDTDEAGLLRLVGALEHASEHPVARAIAAGAAYRVGPLPEVSGFENVPGLGVRGTVDGHHVLAGRPALLEAAGIVPPPLPDDHASTAVAIAWDGTARGVVTVADAVKDTSAEAVARLRALDLTPVLLTGDNRAVAEAVAAEVGIDEVIAEVLPQEKVEVVQRLRAEGRTVAMVGDGVNDAAALAVADLGLAMGTGTDAAIEAGDLTLVRGDLRVAADAIRLSRRTLATIKGNLFWAFGYNVAALPLAAAGLLNPMIAGLAMAFSSVFVVSNSLRLRAFT
- a CDS encoding ATP-dependent RecD-like DNA helicase → MSSSVPGPRLAVVEGVLERITYANEENGYTVARVDTGRGAGDLLTVVGSLLGAQPGEALRMEGRWGSHPQYGKQFTVENYTTLLPATVQGIRRYLGSGLVKGIGPVFADRITSHFGLETLDIIEKEPARLIEVPGLGPKRTKKIAAAWEEQKAIKEVMVFLQTVGVSTSIAVRIYKKYGDASISVVKNEPYRLAADVWGIGFLTADKIAQSVGIPHDSPERVKAGLQYALSQSTDQGHCFLPEEQLIADAVKLLQVDTGLVIECLAELAEDPEGVVRETVPGPEGEPVTAVYLIPFHRAELSLAAQVLRLLRTDEDRLPAFRDVAWDKALAWLSERTGASLAPEQEEAVRLALTRKVAVLTGGPGCGKSFTVRSIVELARAKKAKVVLAAPTGRAAKRLAELTGAEASTVHRLLELKPGGDAAYDRDRPLDADLVVVDEASMLDLLLANKLVKAVAPGAHLLLVGDVDQLPSVGAGEVLGDLLAPDSPVPAVRLTRIFRQAQQSGVVTNAHRINAGQHPLTTGLPDFFLFAEEETEDAGRLAVEVAARRIPAKFGLDPRRDVQVLAPMHRGPAGAGTLNGLLQQAITPARPDVPEKRFGGRVFRVGDKVTQIRNNYDKGANGVFNGTVGVVTSLDVVEQRLTVRTEEDEEVPYEFDELDELAHAYAVTIHRSQGSEYPAVVIPITTGAWMMLQRNLLYTAVTRAKRLVVLVGSRKAIGQAVRTVTAGRRCTALAHRLGGLSPTGAKGAG
- a CDS encoding cation transporter, giving the protein MTAETKTELPQATGSCCSSTGSCHDGAADAQAGGVTTVYEVKGMTCGHCEGAVSSEIAEIAGVTSVKAVASTGQVTVVSEAPLDEAAVAAAVDEAGYELVGRA